GTGTACCGCGCGACACCCCGCTGCACAAAGCCAGAGTTGAGCGCTTGTAACACCAATGGCGTTTCTTGATTGACCCGTACCTGTTCCTGGAGTTGCGCCCGGCCAAACACCATCTGTCCCCGGTCGTTCCAAGCCGCTATCCCCCGCTGCAGGATGGGACTGCTGTACCATTGCCCTTCGACCCGGATGGCTCCTAGGGGTAACTGGGTCTGCCGGTTGAAAAATCCCCCGTTGATGGCGGCGACGCCCTGCGCCTGTTGAACCAAAGCCGGTAATGCCGCGAGTCCCGGTTGCCCCTGTGTGCTATCCCACACCGGTCGCATGGTGTACTGCTGGGGGTCAATTTCTAGCCAGGTGACGGGAAAGCCCTGCACTTGCCCCTGTCGCCACCGCAAGCCACTGGCCCACTGGATGTCGAGGTTCTCTGGGGTGCGGGGTTCAATCACCACACGGGGCGGGTCTGGCAAGGTCGTCGCCTGCATCGGCTGGTCAAAGGTCAAAACGGTGGCGCGGTCGCTGAACTGCACATCGGCAACTTGCTGGCGCAATTCACTCCGACCGGGCGCTAAAATCCGCACAACCGTCCGTTGCCCCAACGTCTGCACTTGGTAGGGAACCGGTCTATCCACATCCACTACCGTGCGACGGGCGCTCTGGCGAATGCCTTGAATTTGGGCTACTGGCGCAGTGATGGTCAGTTGATTGCCCTGCACCTGCACTTGCCAACCGACGGCGGCGAACAAGTCCGTCACATCCAGGTAGCGCCGCGTGAATTGGGGATGCCAGGACACCGCCAAGTTTTGTACGGGACTGAACCAGACCACCGCCTGTTCCTGGGGACGGCGATTGGACCGCAGGCGCATCCCCAACCGCTGGGTCAAATCCTGGTCGCTGATGGCGAAACGCAGCCGTCCTTGGGCATCCCGCCATTGTCGCCACGCTCCCACCCAGGTTTCCCCATTCCAGCTCAGCCGTTGTTCCAGCGGCGCGGGTTGGGGAACCGGTAACGGTACTTGCGCCCACATCACTACTCTTCCAAGTTCGCTACAGGAGATGATGTTACGGACGCGCTAGAAGTTGCCCATCACACCAATCTAGGACCCGATGCCAGGCCCACCAAGGGTCCGGGTCGTTTGCCAGCCATTGCCCTAGCCAACTGCTGTAGTAGCCCACATGACCGCCATCGTCCGTCAGCACCAGGTCCAGCGCTGGATTGGCAGCCGCCGCCTGTTCCAACTCAGGCAGAATCTCCGGCGCAAACAACGGGTCATCCCGGCTGTAGAGCACGAGCGTAGGGATGGTCAATTGGTCGAGAAACTGCAGGGGACTGCTAGCGGCGTAGTAATCAGCAACCGTTTGGAACCCCAGGCGCGGGACCACCAACTCCTGGTCAAACGTCCAAATGCTAGTGATGCGGTCAATTGCCTGGCGGCTGATGGCCTGGGGATGGGCTTGGTGCAATCGCAGCGCCTTGCGTTTCAGTTCCTGGGTAAGCAACTGTTCCACCAAGCGTCCTAGGGGCTGTTGTCTCAAGTGCTGCAACGAGCGGTGTGCATCCAGATTGGGGCAAACGGCGACAATTCCCCCGATGGATTCCCTTGGCAAGGGACGGCTTGCTTGCATCGCCGCCCAGCCCGCCCATAGGGCCAGTTGCCCCCCTAGCGAGTAACCCACAAACCAGTAGGGCGGTGGACAACCCAGACCTTGGGCCGCGGTGGCCAACGCCAGAAAGTCATACCCTTCCTGAAGGCCATCCGACGGCAAAGCGGGCGACAGCCATCCCGTTTTCCCCTGTCCCCGGCTATCGAACAACAGCACGGCATACCCCCGTTGCACAGCGCGATAGGCCAGCCAGTGCAAAAAACCCGGTTGACGCAAATCCCCAATCATGCCGTAGGTGGCAACCAGCGTTCCCTTCGCCTGGGTTGGCTTTGCCCACAGACCAAACAGCGGTACACCCCCATCGCCCGTAAACACGTGTTCCCGGTAGGCAAGTCGGGGCGTGAGCCATCCTGACGCTAGGGCTGTGAAAATCGTCATGGCCCAGCCATCGCGCAGCCACCAGGGCGGAATAAACATAGGCGCTTTCCAGCTTCCCTTGCCCATAAAATGAGTGGGGGAACCGCGTATTTCGATACGATGCCCCGATTATCCGTCAAATTGCAGGACTGGTTAAGGCAACCCGACCCCCCTGCCGCCATTACGGTACGGGACATCCTGGCCTACACCGGCGAAAGTTCGTGGGGCATGTTATTTGCCATCCTCTCGTTTCCGTCAGCGCTGCCCCTACCAGCGCCCGGCTATTCCACTCCCTTCGGCGCGTTGATTCTCATCTTAGCTGTGCAGTGGCTGGCAGGGCGGACGATTCCCTGGCTCCCCCCCTGGCTATTGCGCCGGCAAATCACCTGGCACAACTGGACCCGCTGGGTTGAGACCGGCATCCCCTGGTTGCAGCGCTTAGAACGCCTGACCTGTCCTCGCTGGGGCGTCATCCCTAAACGCGGTCATTGGGTGTTGGGGTGGCTTGTTGCTCTGATGGGCGTGTCCATGATTATTCCTTTGCCCGGCACTAATACGATTCCAGCGATGGGCATTTTCTGTATCGGGCTAGGCCTTATTGAAGGCGATGGCGTGTTTTGTCTGGTTGGCTCGCTGATTTCTCTAATTGGCGGCGCTATCACCACGTCAATCCTGTACGCCCTGTGGTTTGGGGGCAGCAATCTCATCGAATGGGTGAAATCCCTGATAGCCCGCTAGGGTTGGGGCTTCGCTTGGGGGCAGGTCAAGTTCTGGAAATCACAGGAATAAATCGCCGGTTCTTGCCAGCTCAGGGGAATTTCCAGTAAATCGCGCGTCCCGGTCAACCCCTGGCCGATAAATAGCAGCAACGCCAAGCAATTCAATGTCACATGAATCTTGCGCCAGGTATTCGTCCGGTCTTGATAAATATCCGGCAAGATGGCTAGGGAGAAAATCATCAACAACGCCGCCGTCAACCCGTAGTAATAGTGGGACACCCACCATTCAAACCCGCGTCGCCACACGCCGTCTTGCGCACCTAAAACCACCAATCCCACTCCCGTTAACGTAGCAAACACCGCCCGCCAGACCCGTTTTTGGGCATGATAAAGCGCTACGAAGGCCGCCACTGTAGCAATGAAAAACAGCCCGATTAAAATCACTTGGGTTGGGTTTTTCGTCCAGATGTTGTTCTTAACAATGTGGCGGCCAATGGGAATCATAATGCCGGCCAACGTGACGCCTACCACCGTTCCCGTCAACCACCGTCCCAACCGAGCGTGTTCCGGCCCTACCACTGGTGGAATTTTGCTTTCATGGCCCTGCTGGACTTGTCGGCGTCGTTGCCAGGTTTGCCAGGCCAAGTGGGTCACCATCCCCACCAAGGGAAATACCAGCACCACCGCCAGCGTGGGGTGGACAAGACGCAACCAGTCAAGGAGTTTCATAGGGTTCGAGCGACTGCAATACGCTGGTGCAAGACTTGGGGTTTACCCGCATTATATCCAGGGTTCAGGATGACTGACCTGCAGGGGAAGCGCTCTTGTATTCCCAGGTCACACTCAAGATCTGACGTCAACTCAGCCACCCCGCACGGATGTTATAGCTAAGCTGCTTTAGTTTGTCAGAAAGAGGAGAGGAAACCCAAAGGCGGGGCCGTGCTCCGGGACTCAAGGGCTGACAACCATAGATGGCTTAGCTATAATCCCATTTGCAACACCTGCAAAAGTGCTATGCTATCGAGCCACAGGTCAGGGAAAATCCGGCTTTTGAGTACGCCCTGGCTATCCGGTTCTTGCCGTTGATATTCACCTGCATCCAGGATGAACCAATCGCTCTCCTGGTCTAGGGTCCGCCAGACGATATAATCTTGAACTTAATTGCGGGCATAGGCCTGTTTTTTCTCGTACAAGTCAATTGCAGCACTGCTGGCGGCAATTTCGACCACGAACTCCGGCGCCCCTTCGATAAAATCATCGGCGCTAATTGTGGCTTGGCGACCAGGAACCAATAAAACCACATCGGGTTGCACTTCATTGCGCTCATCCAACCGCACTATAGGTTCAACGGCTAGAACGACACCAGGAGTTGCTACTTTGCTAGGTTCACAAGAGACTAACCATATGGCTGTGGGGTTCCCCACAGGGGCGACGCCATGTACACTACCCCTTCAATCAACTCGGCTTTGACGCTCAGCACCGCCGCATAACGCCGTTCAAACTCGCTACGGGAAAAGGTGGCACCCGCTCAACCCGCTGAGCAATTTGCACAACACTACCCGCAGATGGCATGGTCGCTCCCCTAAGCTAGCATAGGGCCGGTTAGGTCAAAGACCCCTTGCGTTGTGAACGACCAGGCTTCGCTATAGCTGCAAACGTCGCGGTAGAGCCTGTGCCCAGGTCTGGTGCAACAGCGTCACAGGCAGGTCTATCAGTCGCTGCGTCTCTGTCCGGATCACCAGCGCCTCACCGCCAATAACACCCCAAAAGCCCCATTCGTTGGGCAAGTGTTCCCGTAAGTAAGTCTCCCAAGCAGGCTGAGCGTCAGGTGCAATCGTCACCCAGATGCGACTCCCACCTTCTTCAAAGAAAAACTCATCCCACCGCACCGCAAGGGGTGGCTTGACCGTGATTTGGACGCCACAGCCACCGGCAATCGCCATTTCCGCTAGGGCGATGACAACGCCACCATCGCTCACATCGTGGGCCGCCGTTATCCACCCTTGGGCAATCCCGTGCCGACAGGCCGCCTGCACCCGTTTTTCCCGCGCCCAATCCACCGCCGGCGGGCGCCCCGTTACCAACCCGTGAATCGCCGCCAGGTACTCTGAACCACCTAAGCCGCCGGTTGCCTGGCCCCAGGGCACGCCCAGAAGGTAGAGATAATGACCAGGCACCCACTGCATCGTACAGCACCGGCGGATGTCGGCGACGCGCCCCACCATGCCCACCACCGGCGTCGGGTAAATCGCTTGCCCCTGGGTTTCGTTGTATAGGGAGACATTGCCTCCGGTTACGGGCGTCTCCAGTTCCCGGCAGGCCTGAGCCAACCCACGACACGCCAGCGCCAACTGCCAGTAAATCTCCGGCTTTTCCGGTGACCCAAAATTCAAATTGTCAGTGACAGCTAGGGGTTCGGCCCCCACACAGGACAGGTTCCGCGCCGCTTCCGCCACGATTGCCATAGCCCCCCGTTCGGGGTCGAGCCAGACCCATCGCCCGTTGCCGTCCATCGTCGCTGCGACTCCTAGGCGTCCTTGCACCCGGATCACGGCGGCATCGGCCATCCCCGGCAAGACCACTGTGTTGTTTTGCACCTGGTGGTCGTACTGGCGGTAAATCCAGCGCTTGCTCCCCAGGTTGGGCTGGTCTAGCAGGGCAAGCAGCACTGCATTCCAAGCGCGTCCGCCTATACCCTGCACCGTCGCCGCCGGCAAGGTTTCCGCCGACCAAGCCCAATGGCGTTGCACCGCAGGGGGTGGTTCGGGCAAGAGGTCCCGCTCGTAAACAGGCGTATCTATCGCCAGCGCCGCAGCAGGGACTTGGGCCACAAGTTCTCCCTGATAAAAAACCTGTACGTCGGGCGTTGCGATTACTTCACCCACCACCGCCGCCGTCAGTCCCCAGCGCCGAAAGATAGGCAAAACGTCTGCTTCCCGGCCTCGCTCCACCACCAGCAGCATGCGCTCCTGGGACTCCGACAGCATCAGCTCCCAGGGTTGCATCCCCGTCTCCCGCACGGGTACCGCGTCCAGGTTGAGACGAATCCCAACCTTGCCCTTGGCTGCCATTTCTGCCGTGGCACAGGTCAATCCCGCTGCCCCCAGGTCCTGGCAGGCCACCACCGCTCCCGTGGCAAAGGCCTCCAAACAGGCTTCGATCAGGCATTTTTCTAAAAAGGGGTCGCCCACCTGTACTGCCGGTCGCTGCGCTTGCGTGTCTTCCCCCAGTTCAGCGCTGGCAAAACTAGCTCCGCCAATCCCATCCCGTCCAGTCGTCGCACCGACGTACACCACCGGATTGCCAATGCCCTGCGCTGCCGACGGCATGACCTGAGGTTGATGCAAAACCCCCAACGCCATGACGTTGACCAGCGGATTGTCCCGATAGACAGGGTCCACATACAGCTCACCTCCTACCGTCGGTACGCCGACGCAATTGCCGTAGTGACTGATGCCCGCCACCACACCGGTCAGCAAGGCTCGACTGCGGGGCTCCTCCAACGGGCCAAACCGCAGGGAGTTGAGCAGGGCGATTGGCCGCGCCCCCAGCGTAAAAATATCTCGCAGAATGCCGCCTACGCCCGTCGCTGCGCCCTGGAAGGGTTCCACCGCCGAGGGATGGTTATGGGACTCTACCTTGAAGGCCAGGTACACACCCCCCACGTCCACCACGCCGGCATTTTCGCCTGGCCCAACCACAACGTGCGGCCCTTGCGTGGGAAACTGCCGCAACAGGGGTTTGGAATTTTTATAGCAACAGTGCTCCGACCACATGACCCCGAACATCCCCCGCTCCAGGGGGTTGGGCGCCCGGCCCAATTTTGCACACACCAGGGCGTATTCCTGGGGCGTCAGCTCCGTCATGGCGTTTCCCGGTGATACACCCGCCCCCGGTAGGTGTAGGTTTGGGAGACGTCCTTGCCTGGGGTATCCAGGGCACCGGTTTCGTAGGTGCGTCCTCGGTAGCGGAACTGGCCCGTCAATTCCACCGACTGGACCACCCGCTCCGCAGGCCGGTACGCCTGCCCTCGGTAGCTCATCAACCGCTCGACCGGCTGGGGTGCATCGTCGGCGCTTTCATCAGTACAAAAGCGGTACAGGACATAGCCATCCTGAAAGGACTGGTCGTCGGTGACGGCGCGAATCAGGTTGCGGGCCACCAGCGTTTGTCCCACTTGAATCGCCTGCTGCCGTGCCAGGCCCCGCTGGGTCATCAGCTCCGACCCGGCAAAACAACGCGGATAGATGCGCAGGAAGTAGCGCCGGTCGCGGAGTTCTAATCCCCCTTCGCCCTGCAGTTGCTCGAGGAGAGCCGCCTCGTCGAATTCAGGTAGGGTGAGCGTGCTGGTTGCCGCAAACGCCTCCATATCTCGCAGGACCGTTGTGGCATCGGGGTAGCGCTCCTGCAGGTTCGGGCACAACATCCGGTCGAGGATG
Above is a window of Gloeomargarita sp. SKYB120 DNA encoding:
- a CDS encoding phosphodiester glycosidase family protein, with product MWAQVPLPVPQPAPLEQRLSWNGETWVGAWRQWRDAQGRLRFAISDQDLTQRLGMRLRSNRRPQEQAVVWFSPVQNLAVSWHPQFTRRYLDVTDLFAAVGWQVQVQGNQLTITAPVAQIQGIRQSARRTVVDVDRPVPYQVQTLGQRTVVRILAPGRSELRQQVADVQFSDRATVLTFDQPMQATTLPDPPRVVIEPRTPENLDIQWASGLRWRQGQVQGFPVTWLEIDPQQYTMRPVWDSTQGQPGLAALPALVQQAQGVAAINGGFFNRQTQLPLGAIRVEGQWYSSPILQRGIAAWNDRGQMVFGRAQLQEQVRVNQETPLVLQALNSGFVQRGVARYTAHWGAYYTPLTPNETVIRIEQDRVVGVVTGELIPIPLNGYLLVGRGLNGLDRQFPAGATVQLRQQLTPSLLQNYPHALGAGPLLLQRGQVVLNAEQEQFQPFFIRQRAPRSGLAVNRQGRWLWVTVSGSEQAQQGPTLTEWTRILQELGAVSALNLDGGSSTGLVLGGQVLVNGGRIHNALVLRRITPQPSQPSPNDLRTRK
- a CDS encoding alpha/beta fold hydrolase, with the protein product MFIPPWWLRDGWAMTIFTALASGWLTPRLAYREHVFTGDGGVPLFGLWAKPTQAKGTLVATYGMIGDLRQPGFLHWLAYRAVQRGYAVLLFDSRGQGKTGWLSPALPSDGLQEGYDFLALATAAQGLGCPPPYWFVGYSLGGQLALWAGWAAMQASRPLPRESIGGIVAVCPNLDAHRSLQHLRQQPLGRLVEQLLTQELKRKALRLHQAHPQAISRQAIDRITSIWTFDQELVVPRLGFQTVADYYAASSPLQFLDQLTIPTLVLYSRDDPLFAPEILPELEQAAAANPALDLVLTDDGGHVGYYSSWLGQWLANDPDPWWAWHRVLDWCDGQLLARP
- a CDS encoding exopolysaccharide biosynthesis protein — translated: MPRLSVKLQDWLRQPDPPAAITVRDILAYTGESSWGMLFAILSFPSALPLPAPGYSTPFGALILILAVQWLAGRTIPWLPPWLLRRQITWHNWTRWVETGIPWLQRLERLTCPRWGVIPKRGHWVLGWLVALMGVSMIIPLPGTNTIPAMGIFCIGLGLIEGDGVFCLVGSLISLIGGAITTSILYALWFGGSNLIEWVKSLIAR
- a CDS encoding DUF4079 domain-containing protein, translated to MKLLDWLRLVHPTLAVVLVFPLVGMVTHLAWQTWQRRRQVQQGHESKIPPVVGPEHARLGRWLTGTVVGVTLAGIMIPIGRHIVKNNIWTKNPTQVILIGLFFIATVAAFVALYHAQKRVWRAVFATLTGVGLVVLGAQDGVWRRGFEWWVSHYYYGLTAALLMIFSLAILPDIYQDRTNTWRKIHVTLNCLALLLFIGQGLTGTRDLLEIPLSWQEPAIYSCDFQNLTCPQAKPQP
- a CDS encoding Uma2 family endonuclease, with translation MGNPTAIWLVSCEPSKVATPGVVLAVEPIVRLDERNEVQPDVVLLVPGRQATISADDFIEGAPEFVVEIAASSAAIDLYEKKQAYARN
- the purL gene encoding phosphoribosylformylglycinamidine synthase subunit PurL translates to MTELTPQEYALVCAKLGRAPNPLERGMFGVMWSEHCCYKNSKPLLRQFPTQGPHVVVGPGENAGVVDVGGVYLAFKVESHNHPSAVEPFQGAATGVGGILRDIFTLGARPIALLNSLRFGPLEEPRSRALLTGVVAGISHYGNCVGVPTVGGELYVDPVYRDNPLVNVMALGVLHQPQVMPSAAQGIGNPVVYVGATTGRDGIGGASFASAELGEDTQAQRPAVQVGDPFLEKCLIEACLEAFATGAVVACQDLGAAGLTCATAEMAAKGKVGIRLNLDAVPVRETGMQPWELMLSESQERMLLVVERGREADVLPIFRRWGLTAAVVGEVIATPDVQVFYQGELVAQVPAAALAIDTPVYERDLLPEPPPAVQRHWAWSAETLPAATVQGIGGRAWNAVLLALLDQPNLGSKRWIYRQYDHQVQNNTVVLPGMADAAVIRVQGRLGVAATMDGNGRWVWLDPERGAMAIVAEAARNLSCVGAEPLAVTDNLNFGSPEKPEIYWQLALACRGLAQACRELETPVTGGNVSLYNETQGQAIYPTPVVGMVGRVADIRRCCTMQWVPGHYLYLLGVPWGQATGGLGGSEYLAAIHGLVTGRPPAVDWAREKRVQAACRHGIAQGWITAAHDVSDGGVVIALAEMAIAGGCGVQITVKPPLAVRWDEFFFEEGGSRIWVTIAPDAQPAWETYLREHLPNEWGFWGVIGGEALVIRTETQRLIDLPVTLLHQTWAQALPRRLQL